A genomic segment from Triticum dicoccoides isolate Atlit2015 ecotype Zavitan chromosome 1A, WEW_v2.0, whole genome shotgun sequence encodes:
- the LOC119294197 gene encoding periodic tryptophan protein 1 homolog has product MISAMSWVPRGAAKSVPIEAEPPTKEEIEEAMKKIALGREAGSDADDADGDEDDDAVMEVDGAEDEEVDEVAQAKAAAKALGTKSSSGSAAVGDVSDGLAELNMDAYDEEEDGLELFSTGLGDLYYKSNEEDPYIIKNDDDDDGEDDDEEIEDMTIKPTDIVIVCAHNEDEFNSLQVSIVEELEDGDPNMFVHHEVPLSDFPLCTAWMDFNRQDGEQKGNFIAVGTMDPTIEIWNLDVVDEVEPHYVLGGVSKKKKKVKGKKGKTYKKGSHRSSVLGLAWNTVVRNALASASADKTVKVWDLSAGKCLVTLQHHDDKVQSVAWRSPEVLLSGSFDRTIAMTDMKDSGQCCHKWPVEADVESLVCDPHNEHSFVVSLENGMVQAFDIRTASSNSNPGQPIFTLHAHEKAVSSISFAPSTPNFLATGSTDKMVKLWDLSNNQPSCVSSLNPKLGAIFSVSFSIDNPFLLACGGSKGKLKVWNTLSEPTVANKFGKGRQNAPALRSESPTE; this is encoded by the exons ATGATCTCCGCCATGTCCTGGGTCCCCAGGGGCGCCGCCAAGAGCGTCCCCATCGAGGCGGAGCCGCCCACCAAGGAGGAGATCGAGGAGGCCATGAAGAAAATCGCCCTCGGCAGAGA GGCCGGGAGCGACGCCGACGACGCGGACGGggacgaggacgacgacgccgTGATGGAGGTCgacggcgccgaggacgaggaggTCGACGAGGTCGCCCAGGCCAAGGCCGCCGCCAAGGCGCTCGGGACCAAGAGCAGCTCGGGCTCGGCCGCCGTCGGCGACGTTTCCGACGGGCTCGCCGAGCTCAACATGGACGcctacgacgaggaggaggatg GGCTCGAGCTTTTCAGCACCGGGTTGGGGGACTTGTACTACAAAAGCAACGAAGAGGACCCCTATATCATCAAGAACGACGACGAT GACGATGGCGAGGACGACGATGAGGAGATTGAGGATATGACTATCAAACCTACCGATATAGTGATTGTTTGTGCTCATAACGAGGATGAATTCAATTCTCTCCAG GTTAGTATAGTGGAAGAACTGGAAGATGGGGATCCTAATATGTTTGTGCACCATGAGGTCCCTCTCTCAGATTTTCCGCTCTGCACAGCTTGGATGGATTTTAACCGTCAGGATGGCGAACAGAAAG GAAATTTCATAGCTGTTGGCACCATGGATCCTACAATTGAAATATGGAACTTGGATGTC GTCGACGAGGTCGAACCACATTATGTGCTAGGAGGAgtttcaaaaaagaagaagaaagttaAGGGGAAAAAG GGAAAAACATATAAGAAGGGTAGCCATAGAAGTTCTGTGCTTGGTCTTGCGTGGAACACGGTGGTGAG GAATGCTCTAGCTAGTGCAAGTGCAGACAAAACTGTGAAAGTTTGGGACTTAAGTGCTGGTAAATGTTTAGTCACACTGCAACATCATGATGACAAG GTTCAATCAGTTGCCTGGAGGTCACCTGAAGTTCTTCTCAGTGGATCTTTTGATAGAACAATTGCCATG ACAGATATGAAAGACAGTGGACAATGTTGTCATAAATGGCCTGTCGAAGCAGATGTAGAGAGCTTAGTTTGTGATCCACACAATGAACACTCCTTTGTG GTTAGTCTTGAAAATGGGATGGTTCAAGCATTTGATATTCGGACAGCTTCATCAAATTCAAATCCTGGACAGCCGATTTTTACTCTGCATGCACACGAAAAGGCCGTTTCTTCCATATCTTTCGCACCTTCTACCCCTAAC TTTCTTGCGACTGGTTCAACTGACAAAATG GTGAAGCTCTGGGATCTATCGAATAACCAGCCTTCATGTGTCTCGTCGCTGAATCCTAAGCTT ggagctATATTCTCGGTGTCGTTTTCGATCGACAACCCCTTCCTGTTAGCGTGCGGAGGATCGAAAGGCAAACTGAAG GTCTGGAACACACTGTCTGAACCCACCGTCGCCAACAAATTTGGTAAGGGGCGGCAAAATGCACCAGCTCTGCGAAGCGAATCCCCCACAGAATGA